One Barnesiella propionica genomic window carries:
- a CDS encoding Fur family transcriptional regulator, whose amino-acid sequence MTIQEIKEIFHQKGLKTTPQRIAVYYALSELKHPCAEDVLKHVRETHPTVTTGTIYNVLDSLVKTGLITKVHTDDNKMYFDWDTSEHQHLYFEDTQHIADYRDPGLNQMIREYFDTHHIPGFRMKEIKIQIVGTKK is encoded by the coding sequence ATGACTATTCAGGAAATAAAGGAAATATTTCATCAGAAAGGATTAAAAACAACCCCTCAGCGAATTGCCGTTTATTATGCTCTCTCGGAATTGAAGCATCCATGTGCCGAAGATGTCTTGAAACATGTACGTGAAACACATCCCACTGTGACAACCGGTACTATATATAATGTTTTGGACAGTCTTGTAAAAACCGGACTTATAACAAAAGTACATACCGACGACAACAAAATGTATTTCGACTGGGACACGAGTGAGCATCAGCACCTTTATTTCGAAGATACCCAGCACATAGCAGATTACCGGGACCCGGGACTTAACCAGATGATCCGGGAATATTTCGACACACATCATATACCCGGATTCCGAATGAAAGAGATAAAAATACAAATCGTAGGTACAAAAAAATAG
- the galE gene encoding UDP-glucose 4-epimerase GalE: MKGKILVTGGVGYIGSHTTVELQNAGYEVVIVDDLSNSNIGVLDGIEHITGKRPVFVQLDITNKEGLKKVFEENPGIQGIINFAASKAVGESVKKPLLYYRNNLVSLINLLELMPEFGVKGFVFSSSCTVYGQPDVLPVDEKAPIKPAMSPYGNTKQICEEIIQDTIHANAPFQSIILRYFNPIGSHPTAEIGELPNGVPQNLIPFLTQTAIGIRPELSVFGDDYNTPDGSCIRDYINVVDLAKAHVIAVDRMIQGKSKKNVEIFNLGTGKGLSVLELIHAFEKTTGVKVPHKIVDRREGDIEQVWANPEWANNELGWTAKETIEDTLASAWKWQLKLREKGIM, encoded by the coding sequence ATGAAAGGAAAGATTTTGGTTACCGGCGGTGTTGGATATATAGGCTCTCATACCACCGTTGAATTACAGAACGCAGGTTATGAAGTCGTAATTGTAGACGACTTATCTAACTCCAACATCGGCGTTCTCGACGGAATTGAACACATCACAGGAAAACGTCCCGTATTCGTACAACTTGACATCACAAATAAAGAAGGTTTAAAAAAGGTATTTGAAGAAAATCCCGGAATACAGGGAATCATCAATTTTGCCGCCAGCAAAGCTGTAGGAGAATCGGTGAAAAAACCGTTACTTTATTATCGTAACAACCTTGTTTCTCTCATCAATCTGTTGGAACTGATGCCTGAATTCGGAGTAAAAGGTTTTGTATTCTCATCCTCCTGCACTGTTTACGGACAACCCGACGTTCTTCCGGTAGATGAAAAAGCGCCTATCAAACCCGCCATGTCCCCTTACGGCAATACAAAGCAAATTTGTGAAGAAATCATCCAGGACACCATCCATGCAAATGCACCATTCCAATCAATTATACTTCGTTATTTCAATCCCATCGGATCACATCCTACAGCAGAAATAGGAGAGTTACCCAATGGAGTTCCCCAGAACCTGATACCGTTCCTCACTCAAACTGCAATAGGCATACGTCCAGAATTAAGTGTATTCGGTGACGATTATAATACGCCTGACGGTTCCTGCATACGCGACTATATCAACGTGGTAGATCTTGCAAAAGCACACGTTATTGCTGTAGACCGTATGATACAAGGAAAATCAAAAAAGAATGTAGAGATATTCAATCTGGGAACAGGAAAAGGACTTTCCGTATTGGAACTTATACATGCTTTTGAAAAGACTACCGGAGTTAAAGTTCCTCATAAAATCGTAGACCGCCGTGAAGGAGATATCGAACAAGTATGGGCAAATCCTGAATGGGCCAACAATGAACTCGGATGGACGGCAAAAGAAACCATTGAAGACACGTTGGCTTCGGCGTGGAAATGGCAGTTGAAATTACGGGAAAAAGGAATTATGTAA
- a CDS encoding efflux RND transporter permease subunit: MLNKIIRYSLHNRLVVLVVSILLLFAGTYTSMNMEVDVFPDLNAPTVVVMTEASGMAPEEVERLVTFPVETALNGATDVRRVRSSSTTGFSVVWVEFDWGTDIYKARQITSEKLAVLGESLPAGVGTPTLGPQSSILGEVMILGLTSDSTSLQELRTLADWTIRPRLLSTGGVAQVTVIGGEMKEYQISLDLARMKHYNVTVEEIMATARGMNRNANGGVLYEYGNEYIVRGVVSTNKVQDFAKAVVKRVDGVPVLLEDVADIHIGNKAPKLGVASERGKPAVLVTVTKQPNTGTIELTDKLIASVDELQRSLPPDVNISTDIFRQSHFIDSSIDNVQKSLFEGAIFVVIVLFFFLMNLRTTLISLVALPLSLLVSILTLHFMGLTINTMSLGGMAIAIGSLVDDAIVDVENVYRRLKENKLLPPEERKKTIDVVFEASKEVRMPILNSTLIIIVSFVPLFFLTGMEGRMLMPLGVAFIIALIASTIVALTLTPVLCSYLLGGKEKEEKKLAREPWLARNLKGVYLRSLNWTLSHRKLVIGGTLALFIVALGVFFTLGRSFLPSFNEGSFTINVSTLPGISLEESDQVGRRAEELLLQIPEIKTVARKTGRAELDEHALGVNVSEIEAPFELKDRSHSEVMADIRNKMSMLPGVNVEIGQPISHRIDAMLSGTQAKIAIKLFGDDLNRMFMIGNQIKKSIGGIDGVVDLNVEQQIERPQLKINPKREMLAKYGITVPEFAEFVDVALAGEVVSQVYEDGRAFDLTVKVKDEDRTSADKIRNLMIDSQEGKIPLYYVADVVSSTGPNTINRENVKRKIVISANVGDRDLRSVVNDIQKKVNEEVQLPEGYFIQYGGQFESEAAASRTLMLTSVMSILVIFLLLYNQFRNAKEAGVILLNLPLALIGGVFMLRFTTGEVSIPAIIGFISLFGIATRNGMLLVSHYNYLGEQGLSLRETIIKGSLDRLNPILMTALSSALALIPLALSGDLPGNEIQSPMAKVILGGLITSTFLNAFVVPVVYLIMNRKKEEA, from the coding sequence ATGCTGAACAAAATAATAAGATATTCGCTTCATAACCGCCTGGTGGTGCTGGTAGTTTCTATATTGCTGTTGTTTGCCGGCACTTATACTTCCATGAATATGGAAGTGGATGTGTTCCCGGACCTGAATGCCCCTACGGTAGTGGTGATGACCGAAGCTTCCGGAATGGCTCCCGAAGAGGTGGAACGGCTTGTAACATTCCCGGTTGAAACGGCTCTGAACGGAGCTACAGATGTACGGCGCGTACGATCTTCTTCAACTACGGGATTCTCCGTAGTATGGGTAGAGTTTGACTGGGGTACCGATATTTACAAGGCACGTCAGATAACTTCCGAGAAATTAGCGGTATTGGGAGAAAGTTTGCCTGCCGGTGTGGGAACTCCCACATTGGGTCCGCAATCCTCTATATTAGGAGAGGTTATGATCCTGGGTCTTACTTCGGACAGCACCTCTTTACAGGAGTTGCGTACTTTGGCCGATTGGACTATCCGTCCCCGTCTTTTATCTACGGGAGGCGTTGCCCAAGTTACGGTAATAGGGGGTGAAATGAAAGAGTACCAGATATCTCTTGACCTGGCCCGTATGAAACATTATAATGTAACGGTCGAAGAGATTATGGCCACAGCCCGCGGAATGAACCGGAACGCTAACGGAGGTGTCCTTTACGAATATGGTAATGAATATATAGTAAGAGGAGTTGTTTCTACCAATAAAGTTCAGGATTTTGCCAAAGCGGTTGTAAAACGTGTGGATGGAGTCCCCGTGTTACTTGAAGATGTCGCCGACATACATATTGGAAATAAGGCTCCTAAATTAGGGGTCGCTTCGGAGCGGGGAAAACCGGCCGTATTGGTGACTGTTACGAAACAGCCGAATACAGGAACGATAGAACTTACCGACAAGCTGATTGCTTCGGTAGACGAACTACAGAGGAGTCTTCCTCCGGACGTAAATATCTCTACGGATATTTTCCGCCAGTCTCATTTTATAGACAGTTCGATTGATAATGTACAGAAATCATTGTTCGAAGGAGCTATCTTTGTAGTGATCGTGCTTTTTTTCTTTTTAATGAATCTGCGTACCACGCTTATTTCGCTGGTAGCTTTGCCTTTATCATTATTGGTCTCTATTCTTACGCTTCACTTTATGGGACTTACCATCAATACGATGAGCCTCGGCGGAATGGCTATTGCCATAGGTTCGCTGGTAGACGATGCTATCGTGGATGTGGAGAATGTTTACCGGAGGTTAAAGGAGAATAAATTGTTACCTCCAGAAGAACGAAAGAAAACGATAGATGTCGTATTTGAGGCATCTAAAGAAGTGCGTATGCCGATTCTTAATTCTACTTTGATTATTATTGTGAGTTTCGTTCCTTTATTTTTCCTGACAGGGATGGAAGGCCGTATGCTCATGCCTTTGGGAGTCGCTTTTATTATCGCTTTGATTGCTTCTACTATTGTTGCGCTTACTCTTACCCCCGTGTTGTGTAGTTATTTACTGGGAGGTAAAGAAAAGGAGGAAAAGAAGCTGGCGCGCGAGCCTTGGTTAGCTCGAAATTTGAAGGGTGTTTATTTGCGTTCCTTGAATTGGACCCTGTCTCATCGCAAGTTGGTAATAGGTGGTACTCTTGCTCTTTTTATTGTGGCTTTAGGAGTATTCTTTACTTTAGGCCGTAGTTTCCTGCCTTCGTTTAATGAGGGGTCTTTTACGATAAATGTAAGTACTCTTCCCGGTATTTCTCTGGAAGAAAGCGACCAGGTGGGACGCAGGGCCGAGGAATTACTTTTGCAGATACCCGAAATAAAGACAGTAGCCCGTAAGACCGGTCGCGCCGAGCTTGACGAACATGCTTTGGGAGTAAACGTGTCGGAAATTGAAGCTCCTTTCGAATTGAAGGATCGTTCTCATTCCGAGGTAATGGCTGATATACGAAATAAAATGTCTATGCTCCCCGGTGTGAATGTCGAGATAGGACAACCTATATCCCACCGTATAGATGCTATGCTGTCGGGAACACAAGCTAAAATAGCAATAAAGCTTTTCGGAGATGATCTGAACCGTATGTTTATGATCGGAAATCAGATAAAAAAATCCATTGGTGGTATCGACGGAGTAGTGGATTTGAATGTGGAACAGCAGATAGAGCGTCCTCAGTTGAAAATTAATCCGAAGCGAGAGATGCTGGCGAAGTATGGAATTACCGTACCTGAATTTGCGGAATTTGTGGATGTCGCCCTGGCTGGAGAGGTTGTCTCTCAGGTATATGAGGACGGTCGCGCCTTCGATCTCACAGTAAAAGTGAAGGATGAAGATCGTACGAGTGCCGATAAAATACGGAATCTTATGATTGACAGTCAGGAAGGCAAGATACCGTTGTATTATGTGGCGGATGTGGTATCTTCTACCGGTCCCAATACGATCAACAGGGAGAATGTAAAGAGAAAGATAGTTATTTCGGCCAATGTCGGGGACCGGGATTTGAGAAGTGTCGTAAATGATATACAGAAGAAAGTAAATGAAGAGGTACAGTTGCCGGAAGGTTATTTTATTCAGTACGGAGGACAATTCGAGAGCGAAGCGGCTGCTTCTCGTACGCTTATGCTTACTTCTGTGATGTCGATACTGGTGATATTTCTGTTGCTATATAATCAGTTCCGTAATGCGAAGGAGGCAGGTGTTATTCTGCTCAATCTCCCTCTTGCCCTTATAGGAGGTGTGTTTATGTTGCGCTTTACTACAGGAGAAGTCAGTATACCGGCCATCATAGGTTTTATTTCTTTGTTCGGTATCGCCACGCGTAATGGTATGTTGCTTGTGTCTCATTATAATTATCTCGGAGAACAAGGACTTTCGCTCCGGGAAACTATTATAAAAGGTTCTCTGGATAGGTTGAATCCTATCTTAATGACGGCGCTTTCTTCTGCTTTGGCTTTAATACCACTGGCCTTATCGGGAGATCTGCCTGGTAATGAGATACAAAGCCCCATGGCAAAGGTGATTCTCGGAGGACTTATAACGTCTACTTTCCTGAACGCTTTCGTTGTGCCTGTTGTTTATTTGATTATGAACCGTAAAAAAGAGGAAGCATGA
- a CDS encoding RNA-binding S4 domain-containing protein, which translates to MAKEEVRIDKWMWATRIFKTRTIATEACKKGRISIDNVTVKPSRTVKVGDIIQVRKPPVTYSFRVIALAENRMGAKLVPGYLENVTTPDQYELLELTKIGGFVKRQKGLGRPTKRDAREMKRFTEEEFYDDGFDFDFDFEESDE; encoded by the coding sequence ATGGCAAAAGAAGAAGTGAGAATTGACAAGTGGATGTGGGCTACCCGTATTTTTAAGACCCGGACCATCGCTACTGAAGCGTGCAAGAAAGGAAGGATTTCTATCGATAATGTTACGGTAAAACCTTCCCGTACAGTGAAGGTTGGCGATATCATACAGGTGAGGAAACCTCCGGTGACTTATTCTTTCCGGGTTATCGCCTTGGCTGAGAACCGGATGGGGGCGAAATTGGTTCCCGGTTATTTGGAGAATGTGACTACTCCCGACCAGTATGAATTACTGGAATTAACAAAAATAGGAGGGTTTGTAAAACGTCAGAAAGGGCTTGGACGTCCTACAAAACGAGATGCCCGGGAGATGAAAAGATTTACGGAAGAAGAATTTTATGATGATGGATTCGATTTCGATTTTGATTTTGAAGAAAGCGATGAATAG
- the rbr gene encoding rubrerythrin — MEKSIKGTRTEQNLLKSFAGESQARSRYTFFASVAKKEGYEQIAGVFMETAEQEKEHAKKFFKYLEGGMVEITASYPAGIISTTAENLRAAAEGENEEWADLYPEFAKIAEEEGFPAIATTFKMVARVEAEHEARYRKLLERVETGKFFEEETEIEWQCRNCGYVHKGKKAPQLCPACQHPQAYFERKKNNY; from the coding sequence ATGGAAAAAAGCATTAAAGGAACCAGAACAGAACAAAATTTACTGAAATCTTTTGCAGGTGAATCACAGGCAAGAAGCCGTTATACGTTCTTTGCCAGCGTAGCTAAAAAAGAAGGGTATGAACAGATAGCCGGCGTATTTATGGAAACCGCCGAACAAGAAAAAGAACATGCTAAAAAATTCTTTAAATATCTTGAAGGCGGTATGGTAGAAATCACAGCTTCCTATCCCGCAGGCATCATCAGTACAACAGCAGAAAACCTGCGCGCTGCTGCCGAAGGAGAGAATGAGGAATGGGCCGATTTATACCCTGAATTCGCAAAAATAGCCGAAGAAGAAGGCTTTCCTGCTATCGCCACTACATTTAAAATGGTCGCCCGCGTAGAAGCCGAACACGAAGCTCGTTACCGTAAATTACTGGAACGCGTAGAAACCGGCAAATTCTTTGAAGAAGAAACCGAAATAGAATGGCAATGCCGTAACTGCGGATATGTTCATAAAGGTAAAAAAGCGCCTCAGTTATGTCCGGCATGCCAGCACCCGCAAGCTTATTTTGAAAGAAAGAAAAACAATTACTAA
- a CDS encoding 50S ribosomal protein L25/general stress protein Ctc, which yields MKTFKLEGTPRTDLGKKAVRELRKQSLIPAVLNGGQIVELPFKGKLNAGEKLVEMENNKGIIVTDFTVSKDSVRKLVYTPDIYAVELTIGDKKVMAVLKDIQFHPVNDSILHMDFLEVNEEKPVVMEVPVALEGHSEGVRAGGKLSLSMKKLKVKAVYTNIPERLVINIDNLGLGKTMQVGDLHFEGLELMNAKNAVVCAVNLTRAARGAQAKGN from the coding sequence ATGAAAACATTTAAACTTGAAGGTACTCCCAGAACCGATTTGGGTAAAAAAGCAGTAAGAGAGTTACGTAAACAGTCTTTGATTCCTGCCGTTCTTAATGGCGGACAAATTGTAGAGTTGCCTTTTAAAGGTAAATTGAATGCCGGAGAGAAACTGGTTGAAATGGAAAACAACAAAGGTATCATTGTAACCGACTTTACTGTTTCTAAAGATTCAGTGCGTAAATTGGTTTATACACCTGATATCTATGCCGTGGAGCTTACTATAGGAGATAAAAAAGTAATGGCTGTTCTTAAAGACATTCAGTTCCATCCGGTAAACGATTCTATTTTGCATATGGATTTTCTGGAAGTGAACGAAGAAAAACCTGTGGTAATGGAAGTTCCCGTTGCTTTGGAAGGTCACTCCGAAGGTGTGAGAGCCGGTGGTAAGTTGAGCCTTTCTATGAAGAAATTGAAAGTAAAAGCCGTTTATACTAATATACCTGAAAGACTGGTAATAAATATCGATAACTTGGGATTGGGTAAAACTATGCAGGTAGGCGATCTTCATTTTGAAGGCCTTGAACTGATGAATGCCAAGAATGCAGTTGTATGTGCCGTTAATTTGACGCGTGCTGCAAGAGGTGCCCAGGCTAAAGGTAACTAA
- a CDS encoding TolC family protein — MKILRLILIISLFSSMAEAQTIEDVLSSVASHNKEMKAGEQQLQSQKLEVSTMNRLEDPMVEYGHLWGRNSEIKMDFSVTQEFDFPTVYFNRHKMMGLKSSLYDNQYAALRQQILLQAKEVCLDIISLNQKLELWDERQKIAEELSAFYTKRLQQGDANILETNKVKLELLNVKTQRRMLLSNLQNKLRELRTLNGDEDISFTSSAYPAVEFPRNFDELFARVLENDPEMKLLKGEQYLADRQLSLSKSQWWPKLAAGYRFANEEGMKFNGFTVGVSIPLFSNRKQVKIARSQAVFTDLRTDNTKSRLLQEFRSNYNEALALKTSQEEYVEVLGEQNNLSLLTKALKAGNISLVDFFVDATQIYEVMDTRINLENQYQKQMARLLRFEL, encoded by the coding sequence ATGAAAATTTTAAGATTAATTCTGATAATAAGTCTGTTCTCCAGTATGGCGGAAGCCCAGACAATAGAAGATGTATTAAGTAGCGTCGCCTCCCATAATAAAGAAATGAAAGCTGGGGAACAACAGCTTCAGTCTCAGAAACTGGAGGTCTCTACTATGAATAGGCTGGAAGATCCTATGGTTGAGTACGGGCATCTGTGGGGGCGTAATTCGGAGATTAAGATGGATTTCTCTGTTACACAGGAATTTGATTTTCCCACCGTATATTTCAATCGTCATAAAATGATGGGGTTGAAATCATCATTATATGATAATCAATATGCAGCTTTACGCCAGCAGATATTGTTGCAGGCAAAAGAGGTGTGTCTGGATATTATTAGCCTGAACCAGAAACTGGAACTTTGGGACGAGCGTCAGAAAATAGCTGAAGAGCTTTCAGCGTTTTACACTAAACGGTTACAGCAAGGTGATGCCAATATTTTGGAAACTAATAAGGTGAAACTGGAGTTATTGAATGTGAAAACGCAAAGGCGTATGTTGCTATCGAATTTACAGAATAAATTACGAGAGCTGCGTACACTGAACGGAGATGAAGATATTTCTTTTACCTCGTCGGCTTATCCGGCTGTTGAATTTCCCCGGAATTTCGATGAACTTTTTGCCCGTGTATTGGAAAACGATCCGGAGATGAAGCTTTTAAAGGGAGAGCAATATCTTGCCGACCGGCAACTTTCTTTAAGCAAATCCCAGTGGTGGCCTAAACTTGCTGCTGGTTATCGGTTCGCTAATGAAGAAGGAATGAAGTTCAACGGATTTACCGTGGGAGTTTCTATTCCGCTTTTCTCGAACAGGAAACAGGTAAAAATTGCCCGTTCTCAGGCTGTCTTTACCGATTTGAGGACGGATAATACAAAATCCCGGCTTCTCCAGGAATTTCGTAGTAATTATAATGAGGCACTTGCGTTGAAAACATCTCAGGAAGAATATGTAGAGGTACTGGGAGAGCAAAATAATCTTTCGTTATTGACGAAAGCATTGAAGGCGGGAAATATCTCTCTGGTCGATTTTTTTGTCGATGCGACTCAGATATATGAAGTTATGGATACCCGTATCAATCTGGAAAACCAGTATCAAAAACAAATGGCCAGATTGCTGCGTTTTGAATTATAA
- a CDS encoding DUF6769 family protein, which yields MYLKRLYIILLVFATSMIVVSTVLPHHHHEDGHICLLFSMNEHSAEKDEPDGKGCTDNCLVKLSSVDASSLNHHVIKMMPVVLTSLLSFFPEIVPDILKTTGSGPYYLERLHSILLTCSAGLRAPPCFVA from the coding sequence ATGTATTTAAAAAGACTGTACATAATTCTTCTGGTTTTTGCCACAAGTATGATCGTGGTATCTACAGTTCTTCCTCATCATCATCATGAAGATGGGCATATCTGTTTACTCTTTTCAATGAATGAACATAGTGCCGAGAAAGATGAACCGGATGGCAAAGGTTGTACCGATAATTGTTTGGTGAAATTAAGCTCTGTTGATGCTTCTTCTTTGAATCACCATGTTATTAAGATGATGCCGGTCGTGCTTACGTCCTTGTTGTCTTTTTTTCCGGAAATAGTTCCCGATATATTGAAAACAACGGGTTCCGGACCGTATTATCTGGAACGGCTCCATAGCATATTACTAACCTGTAGTGCCGGATTGAGGGCACCTCCCTGTTTTGTTGCATAA
- the pth gene encoding aminoacyl-tRNA hydrolase, producing the protein MKYLIVGLGNIGPEYENTRHNIGFRVLDALAKASNLVFTDGRYGATCELKIKGRTLLLLKPSTYMNLSGNAVRYWLQKENIPVENLLVVVDDLALPFGMLRLKPRGSDAGHNGLKHIQQILGTDNYARLRFGIGNDFPRGGQVDYVLGCFPPEQESELPSKLERAEEMIKSFCLAGIQLTMNQFNNK; encoded by the coding sequence ATGAAATATTTGATTGTAGGGTTGGGGAATATCGGACCTGAGTACGAAAATACCCGGCACAACATAGGATTCAGAGTGTTGGACGCTTTAGCTAAGGCGTCCAATCTTGTTTTTACAGATGGCAGATACGGGGCTACGTGTGAATTGAAGATAAAAGGACGTACACTATTGCTTTTGAAACCTTCTACATACATGAACCTTAGTGGTAATGCGGTACGTTACTGGCTGCAAAAAGAGAATATTCCGGTTGAGAATTTACTGGTAGTCGTGGATGATCTGGCACTCCCCTTCGGTATGTTACGCCTGAAACCCAGAGGGAGCGATGCAGGACATAACGGATTAAAACATATTCAGCAAATTCTGGGAACAGATAATTATGCTCGTTTAAGGTTTGGCATCGGCAATGATTTCCCGCGCGGAGGGCAAGTGGATTATGTGCTGGGATGTTTTCCTCCTGAACAAGAGTCGGAGCTTCCTTCCAAATTAGAACGTGCCGAAGAAATGATAAAAAGTTTTTGTCTGGCAGGGATTCAGTTGACTATGAATCAGTTCAATAATAAGTGA
- a CDS encoding RNA recognition motif domain-containing protein — translation MNIYIGNLSYNVKESDLHQVMQDYGTVESTKLIIDRETRRSKGFAFVVMPNDEEARNAIRELNGAEYAGRQMIVKEAISRN, via the coding sequence ATGAACATTTACATTGGCAACCTTAGCTATAACGTTAAGGAATCGGATCTCCACCAGGTAATGCAAGATTACGGTACAGTAGAATCAACAAAACTTATCATTGACCGCGAAACACGTCGCTCAAAAGGCTTCGCTTTCGTAGTAATGCCAAACGACGAAGAAGCACGTAACGCTATTCGCGAACTGAACGGTGCAGAATATGCAGGACGTCAGATGATCGTGAAAGAAGCTATTTCCCGGAACTAA
- a CDS encoding efflux RND transporter periplasmic adaptor subunit, whose amino-acid sequence MKNIFFIIIICTYILLTGCNGTSSPVKPEHVHVHDHETHDHENEEGAGHALEHESEEYARSEEIILKQGEAESIGLTTKKMVPEDFSEVIKCSGQILAAQGDESTLVAPVSGVVSFGKKVLADGTAVQKGSVLFVISGKGLAEGDPVEKARINYETARKDYQRAEELVKDKIISEKEFNRIYQEYETARMAYQAIGRNMQSGAAVSATMNGFVKSCLVKEGDYVEVGQPLAVLSQNRKLQLRAEVSERYYKSLPSLISANFKTPYDSKVYDLKKLNGRLLTYGKSSSGSFYIPVTFEFDNKGEVIPGSYVEVYLIASPLKNVLKVPVSSLSEEQGLYFVYLRLDKEGYRKQEVTLGASDGKNVQILSGLKPGDEVVTKGVYQVKLAANSGVIPEGHTHNH is encoded by the coding sequence ATGAAAAATATATTTTTTATTATAATAATTTGTACTTATATTCTGTTGACAGGATGTAACGGGACTTCTTCTCCGGTAAAACCGGAACATGTTCACGTTCACGATCATGAAACTCATGATCATGAGAATGAAGAAGGGGCCGGGCATGCGCTGGAACATGAAAGTGAGGAATATGCTCGTTCCGAAGAAATTATACTGAAACAAGGGGAAGCGGAGTCGATAGGACTTACTACAAAAAAGATGGTTCCAGAAGATTTCAGCGAAGTTATTAAATGTTCCGGTCAGATTCTGGCTGCGCAGGGAGACGAATCGACATTGGTGGCTCCTGTTTCGGGAGTGGTTTCGTTCGGGAAAAAAGTTTTAGCTGATGGTACGGCAGTCCAGAAAGGTTCTGTGTTATTTGTTATATCGGGAAAAGGATTGGCAGAGGGTGATCCTGTGGAGAAAGCCCGCATTAATTATGAGACGGCCCGAAAAGATTATCAACGTGCCGAAGAACTGGTAAAAGATAAAATCATCTCGGAAAAGGAATTTAACCGTATATACCAGGAATATGAAACTGCCCGTATGGCTTATCAGGCAATAGGCAGGAATATGCAATCCGGTGCGGCTGTTTCGGCAACGATGAACGGATTTGTAAAAAGCTGTCTGGTAAAGGAGGGCGATTATGTGGAAGTAGGTCAGCCACTTGCTGTTTTATCCCAAAACCGAAAATTGCAGCTGCGTGCCGAAGTTTCGGAGCGCTATTATAAATCGTTACCTTCTTTGATTTCGGCTAATTTTAAAACTCCGTATGATAGTAAAGTTTATGATTTAAAAAAGCTGAACGGGCGATTACTTACTTACGGCAAGTCTTCGTCGGGCTCATTCTATATTCCGGTGACTTTCGAGTTTGATAACAAAGGAGAGGTTATTCCGGGCTCATATGTGGAGGTCTATCTGATAGCATCTCCTTTAAAAAATGTATTGAAAGTTCCGGTATCATCCCTTAGCGAGGAGCAAGGGTTGTATTTTGTTTATCTGAGGCTGGATAAAGAAGGCTATAGAAAACAGGAAGTGACATTAGGTGCTTCCGACGGAAAAAATGTACAGATACTTTCCGGCTTGAAACCTGGGGACGAAGTAGTGACCAAAGGTGTCTACCAGGTGAAACTGGCTGCGAACAGCGGTGTTATTCCCGAGGGTCATACACATAATCACTAA